A genomic region of Streptomyces sp. R33 contains the following coding sequences:
- a CDS encoding LCP family protein, whose translation MDAQSRGRANDIDPADQWVLNPRTGNYELQLDRSAAQQRPSAAAPRRSSSARPGAPAAPKAPSPAVPGPRRGDGPPGRRGGRPRKGGAGGGRRKRILVVTGGTLAFLLVAGSVGAYLYYDHLNSNLNVTDVGDAGSGGFKKDQPINILVIGTDKRSGAGNEGYGDAESVGHADTTILFHVSKDRSNATALSIPRDLITNIPACPTKQPDGSTKTIPGQKGTRFNVSLGQEGRDPGCTMRTVKEITGVTVDNFMMVDFNAVKVLSTAVGGVPVCLAKPVDDKDSKLKLDAGEHRLQGEQALAFVRTRHSFGNHGDLDRIKTQQQFLGSMMREMKSKETLTSPKKFFSLAEAATKSLTVDSGIGSIDKLTNLAGELKDIDLKNITFTTLPVLDNPAEPEGKKATVVVDQRVADPLLKMIQADVSLTEVEQKEQAAKDAADAEARSKADALLQGNRAPAGDVRVDVYNGGGPGGAASSTLSWLQNSKGVNKASNRGNAPAKVDATQLEYAPNQADQARALADMMGLPATALKMGPADAAPKTPMKLTLGADFKGAGVSLTAPQKAPEEIQRAEADKAVCAK comes from the coding sequence GTGGATGCGCAAAGCCGTGGGCGGGCGAACGATATCGACCCCGCAGACCAGTGGGTGCTCAATCCACGCACAGGCAACTACGAACTGCAACTGGACCGCTCCGCTGCGCAGCAGCGGCCTTCGGCCGCAGCTCCCCGCAGATCGTCCTCGGCCCGCCCCGGAGCGCCGGCAGCCCCCAAGGCCCCGTCCCCGGCGGTACCCGGCCCGCGGCGCGGCGACGGTCCGCCCGGGCGGCGCGGCGGACGTCCACGCAAAGGCGGCGCAGGCGGCGGCCGACGCAAGAGGATCCTGGTCGTCACCGGCGGCACCCTGGCCTTCCTGCTGGTCGCCGGTTCGGTGGGCGCGTACCTCTACTACGACCACCTGAACAGCAACCTCAACGTCACCGACGTCGGCGACGCGGGCTCGGGCGGGTTCAAGAAGGACCAGCCCATCAACATCCTGGTCATCGGCACCGACAAGCGCAGCGGCGCGGGCAACGAGGGTTACGGGGACGCGGAGAGCGTCGGCCACGCCGACACCACGATCCTCTTCCACGTCTCCAAGGACCGCAGCAACGCCACCGCGCTGTCCATCCCGCGCGACCTGATCACGAACATCCCCGCCTGCCCGACGAAGCAGCCCGACGGTTCGACGAAGACCATCCCCGGCCAGAAGGGGACGCGGTTCAACGTCAGCCTCGGCCAGGAGGGCCGCGACCCGGGCTGCACCATGCGTACGGTGAAGGAGATCACCGGCGTCACCGTCGACAACTTCATGATGGTCGACTTCAACGCGGTGAAGGTGCTGAGCACGGCGGTCGGCGGCGTTCCGGTCTGCCTCGCGAAGCCCGTGGACGACAAGGACTCCAAGCTGAAGCTGGACGCCGGCGAGCACCGGCTGCAGGGCGAGCAGGCCCTGGCCTTCGTACGGACCCGGCACTCGTTCGGGAACCACGGCGACCTCGACCGGATCAAGACCCAGCAGCAGTTCCTGGGCTCGATGATGCGCGAGATGAAGTCGAAGGAGACGCTGACCAGTCCGAAGAAGTTCTTCTCCCTCGCGGAGGCGGCCACCAAGTCGCTGACCGTCGACTCGGGCATAGGGTCCATCGACAAACTCACCAACCTCGCCGGTGAGTTGAAGGACATCGACCTGAAGAACATCACCTTCACCACGCTCCCGGTGCTCGACAACCCTGCCGAGCCCGAGGGCAAGAAGGCGACCGTCGTCGTCGACCAGCGCGTGGCCGACCCCCTGCTGAAGATGATCCAGGCCGACGTCTCGCTGACGGAGGTCGAGCAGAAGGAGCAGGCGGCGAAGGACGCGGCCGACGCGGAGGCCAGGAGCAAGGCGGACGCCCTGCTCCAGGGCAACCGCGCGCCCGCGGGCGACGTACGGGTGGACGTCTACAACGGCGGCGGACCCGGGGGCGCCGCCTCCAGCACCCTGAGCTGGCTGCAGAACAGCAAGGGCGTGAACAAGGCCAGCAACCGCGGCAATGCGCCCGCGAAGGTCGACGCGACGCAGCTGGAGTACGCGCCCAACCAGGCCGACCAGGCCCGGGCGCTGGCCGACATGATGGGCCTGCCGGCCACGGCACTGAAGATGGGCCCGGCGGACGCCGCGCCCAAGACCCCGATGAAGCTGACGCTCGGCGCGGACTTCAAGGGGGCGGGGGTCTCGCTGACGGCGCCTCAGAAGGCGCCGGAGGAGATTCAGCGGGCCGAGGCCGACAAGGCGGTCTGCGCCAAGTAG
- a CDS encoding LCP family protein produces the protein MTDSAGIPGGTPAGGGSSKPPRGRRRRLLRWIGLGLALLVLAGAATGWWLYRKLDANITEDTSAAAELERYERERPTHLVGGAQNILLIGSDSRSGEENARYGRDGGTERSDTAILLHLPADRRSATAVSIPRDLMTRIPACLTEGGSRTVERLAQFNWAFQWGGAACTIRTVEKMTGIRIDHHMVVDFVGFKKMVDTVGGVEVCLKQPMNDPEAKLKLPAGRQTLHGEQALGFVRARYSLGDGSDTERMERQQQFLGSMVKKVQSNGVLLNPGRLYPLLDAATSSLTTDPGLASLRDLYELVRGIRDVPAEQVKFLTVPRRPYAADPNRDELVQPAAAQLFEQLRADRPLTVTPPTAETEQLRESARAGESNASAPPSGTGSTPAPVPTFTGTTAGTADCR, from the coding sequence GTGACGGACAGCGCAGGCATACCGGGCGGCACCCCGGCCGGCGGAGGCTCCTCGAAGCCTCCGCGCGGCCGCCGGCGCCGTCTGCTGCGCTGGATCGGGCTCGGGCTGGCCCTGCTGGTCCTGGCCGGGGCGGCCACCGGCTGGTGGCTCTACCGCAAGCTCGACGCGAACATCACCGAGGACACGTCCGCGGCGGCCGAGCTCGAGCGCTACGAGCGGGAGCGCCCCACGCACCTCGTGGGCGGCGCGCAGAACATCCTGCTGATCGGCTCGGACTCGCGCTCCGGCGAGGAGAACGCCCGGTACGGGCGGGACGGGGGCACCGAGCGCTCGGACACCGCGATCCTGCTGCACCTGCCCGCGGACCGCAGGAGCGCGACGGCGGTCTCCATACCCCGGGACCTGATGACGCGGATCCCCGCCTGCCTGACGGAGGGCGGGAGCCGGACCGTCGAGCGGCTCGCGCAGTTCAACTGGGCGTTCCAGTGGGGCGGTGCCGCCTGCACGATCCGCACGGTGGAGAAAATGACCGGAATCCGGATCGACCACCACATGGTGGTGGATTTCGTCGGGTTCAAGAAGATGGTCGACACGGTCGGCGGGGTGGAGGTCTGCCTCAAGCAGCCGATGAACGACCCCGAGGCGAAGCTGAAGCTGCCGGCCGGCCGGCAGACCCTGCACGGGGAGCAGGCCCTCGGCTTCGTCCGCGCCCGCTACAGCCTGGGCGACGGCAGCGACACCGAACGGATGGAGCGCCAGCAGCAGTTCCTCGGCTCGATGGTCAAGAAGGTGCAGAGCAACGGTGTCCTGCTGAACCCGGGCCGGCTGTACCCGCTGCTGGACGCGGCGACCTCCTCGCTGACCACGGACCCGGGGCTGGCCTCGCTGCGCGACCTGTACGAACTGGTTCGGGGCATCCGGGACGTACCGGCCGAGCAGGTCAAGTTCCTGACGGTGCCGCGCCGCCCGTACGCCGCCGACCCGAACCGGGACGAGCTGGTGCAGCCGGCCGCGGCCCAACTCTTCGAGCAGCTGCGGGCGGACCGGCCGCTGACGGTCACCCCGCCGACGGCCGAAACCGAACAGCTCCGGGAGAGCGCCCGCGCCGGCGAATCCAACGCCTCCGCACCCCCGTCGGGAACCGGCTCCACCCCGGCTCCCGTCCCCACCTTCACGGGAACCACGGCGGGTACGGCCGATTGCCGGTAA
- a CDS encoding TIGR03089 family protein, protein MNATDRTPADLLRSALAADPGRPLVTFYDDATGERVELSVATFANWVAKTANLLQGDLGAEPGDRLALLLPAHWQSAVWLLACASVGVVAEVGGDPAGADLVVSGPDTLEEAAACSGERVALALRPLGGRFPQPPAGFADYAVEVPGQGDRFAPFVPVDADGPGLVVGGEEFSYTRIVDRAREDAAKLGLGTGSRLLSGLGYDSWDGLSAGLFAALAAGGSVVLCRNLDRLPADGLAQRIESERVTHTAA, encoded by the coding sequence GTGAACGCCACTGACCGCACCCCTGCCGACCTGCTGCGATCCGCGCTCGCCGCCGATCCGGGCCGCCCGCTCGTCACCTTCTACGACGACGCCACGGGCGAGCGCGTCGAATTGTCCGTCGCCACCTTCGCCAATTGGGTGGCCAAGACCGCCAATCTGCTCCAGGGCGACCTGGGCGCCGAGCCCGGCGACCGGCTCGCGCTGTTGCTCCCCGCGCACTGGCAGAGCGCCGTGTGGCTGCTCGCCTGCGCCTCGGTCGGGGTCGTCGCCGAGGTGGGCGGGGATCCGGCCGGTGCCGATCTGGTGGTGAGCGGGCCCGACACCCTGGAGGAGGCCGCGGCCTGCTCCGGCGAGCGGGTCGCGCTCGCGCTGCGGCCGCTGGGCGGGCGGTTCCCGCAGCCGCCCGCCGGGTTCGCGGACTACGCGGTGGAGGTGCCGGGGCAGGGCGACCGCTTCGCCCCGTTCGTCCCCGTGGACGCGGACGGCCCGGGGCTGGTGGTCGGCGGTGAGGAGTTCTCGTACACCCGGATCGTCGACCGGGCCCGCGAGGACGCGGCGAAGCTCGGCCTCGGCACGGGTTCGCGGCTGCTGTCCGGGCTCGGCTACGACAGCTGGGACGGGCTGTCGGCAGGGCTGTTCGCCGCGCTCGCGGCGGGCGGGTCCGTGGTGCTGTGCCGGAACCTGGACCGGCTGCCTGCGGACGGCCTGGCGCAGCGGATCGAGAGCGAGCGCGTCACCCACACCGCCGCCTGA
- a CDS encoding peptidoglycan recognition protein, with protein sequence MRGFLASSIGVATAAALALPLALSTPALAAPSGGAAAPVAPAGSTESLPLAPLGPAADRSPGVPGMSASPRLPETQGLPPREVKRFSLVGVVWDDASTELFGRVQVRTRAVATGTWSDWQDVETRNSEHAPDLGTAESGTGRVRGSTAPLWVGDSDGVEVRVQAEPGAPAARAAARLPSGLRIELVDPGASDPVTVIDAKNGASGTSDEPDGDDKGDVEALPGMSMETAESSSANVPLAPLGAMEIAALNKADSTADAVLASDGTLSAAARPYIGPRPRIVTRLGWGADESLREPGFIYTSTVKAAFVHHSASGNNYTCKDAPKVLRSLYRYHVVSSGWRDIGYNFAVDKCGTVYEGRAGGVAKAVQGAHTMGFNTDSMGIAVIGTYSTTAPPAAAVKAVAQLTAWKLGLFNRDPRAKTTLKSGGGNKFAKGTNVQLNVISGHRDGFATECPGKLLYGQLPPTRTSSAKLQGRP encoded by the coding sequence ATGCGTGGATTCCTTGCTTCCTCGATCGGTGTCGCGACGGCCGCCGCTCTGGCCCTGCCGCTCGCGCTCTCCACTCCGGCCCTGGCCGCGCCGTCCGGGGGCGCGGCCGCCCCCGTGGCCCCGGCCGGGTCGACCGAGTCGCTGCCGCTCGCCCCCCTGGGGCCCGCGGCCGACCGGTCGCCCGGCGTCCCCGGCATGAGCGCCTCGCCGCGGCTGCCCGAGACCCAGGGTCTGCCGCCGCGCGAGGTCAAGAGGTTCTCGCTGGTCGGCGTCGTCTGGGACGACGCGAGCACCGAACTGTTCGGCCGGGTCCAGGTCCGCACCCGCGCGGTGGCGACCGGGACCTGGTCCGACTGGCAGGACGTCGAGACCCGCAACAGCGAACACGCCCCCGACCTCGGCACCGCGGAGAGCGGCACCGGCCGGGTCCGCGGCAGCACGGCCCCGCTGTGGGTCGGCGACTCCGACGGGGTCGAGGTCCGCGTCCAGGCGGAACCGGGCGCCCCGGCCGCCCGCGCGGCGGCCCGGCTCCCGTCGGGCCTGCGGATCGAACTCGTCGACCCCGGCGCGTCGGACCCGGTGACGGTGATCGACGCCAAGAACGGCGCCTCGGGCACCTCCGACGAGCCCGATGGCGACGACAAGGGCGACGTGGAGGCCCTGCCGGGCATGAGCATGGAGACGGCGGAGTCCTCCTCCGCCAACGTCCCGCTGGCCCCGCTCGGGGCGATGGAGATCGCCGCGCTCAACAAGGCGGACTCCACCGCCGACGCGGTCCTCGCCAGCGACGGCACCCTCAGCGCGGCGGCCCGCCCGTACATCGGCCCGCGGCCGCGGATCGTCACGCGGCTGGGCTGGGGCGCGGACGAATCCCTGCGCGAGCCGGGTTTCATCTACACGAGCACGGTCAAGGCCGCCTTCGTCCACCACAGCGCCTCGGGCAACAACTACACCTGCAAGGACGCCCCGAAGGTACTGCGCAGCCTGTACCGCTACCACGTGGTCAGCAGCGGCTGGCGCGACATCGGCTACAACTTCGCCGTCGACAAGTGCGGCACGGTGTACGAGGGCCGGGCGGGCGGAGTCGCCAAGGCGGTGCAAGGCGCGCACACCATGGGGTTCAACACGGACAGCATGGGCATCGCGGTGATCGGCACGTACTCGACCACCGCGCCGCCCGCTGCCGCGGTGAAGGCGGTGGCGCAGCTGACGGCCTGGAAGCTGGGCCTGTTCAACCGGGACCCGCGGGCGAAGACCACCCTGAAGTCCGGCGGTGGCAACAAGTTCGCGAAGGGCACGAACGTGCAGCTGAACGTCATCTCGGGCCACCGCGACGGCTTCGCCACGGAATGCCCGGGCAAGCTCCTGTACGGCCAACTCCCCCCCACCCGCACCTCCTCGGCCAAGCTCCAGGGCCGTCCCTAG
- a CDS encoding DNA-3-methyladenine glycosylase, whose product MAGRFDPLTRAAVRGGRTTVPAGTAGRPVAQTGPARTAAGALARTWTPEGVVDLGLTLGPLRRGPGDPTFRTTPDGSVWKTTRTPQGAATLRVALSPGTGTAEAEAWGPGAEWMLDGLPALLGDGDDPAAFVPRHRLLHASHRRRPGLRLTRTGLVLECLIPTVLEQKVTADEAYRAWRRLVCQYGEPAPGPEHRPQGLYVMPDARTWALIPSWDWHKAGVDAKRSATIVRAVRVARRLEEAAAMDLTAAAQRLEAVPGIGPWTSAETLQRSNGAPDAVTTGDLHLPGIIGYALAGNRDADDEAMLELLAPYAGQRHRAARLILLAGHTPPRRAPRMYRNDIGKI is encoded by the coding sequence ATGGCCGGCCGCTTCGACCCCCTCACCCGCGCCGCCGTCCGCGGCGGCCGCACCACCGTGCCCGCAGGCACCGCCGGGCGGCCCGTGGCCCAAACGGGGCCCGCCCGGACCGCGGCCGGGGCCCTGGCCCGGACCTGGACCCCCGAGGGCGTCGTCGACCTCGGGCTCACGCTCGGCCCGCTCAGACGCGGCCCCGGCGACCCCACCTTCCGCACCACCCCCGACGGCTCCGTCTGGAAGACCACCCGCACCCCCCAGGGCGCGGCCACCCTCCGCGTGGCACTGAGCCCGGGCACCGGTACCGCCGAGGCAGAGGCCTGGGGCCCCGGCGCCGAGTGGATGCTCGACGGACTCCCCGCCCTCCTCGGCGACGGCGACGACCCCGCCGCCTTCGTTCCCCGCCACCGGCTCCTGCACGCCAGCCACCGCCGCCGCCCCGGCCTCCGCCTCACCCGTACCGGACTGGTCCTGGAGTGCCTGATCCCGACCGTCCTGGAGCAGAAGGTCACCGCCGACGAGGCGTACCGGGCCTGGCGGCGCCTGGTGTGCCAGTACGGGGAGCCCGCACCCGGCCCCGAGCACCGCCCGCAGGGCCTGTACGTCATGCCCGACGCCCGGACCTGGGCGCTGATCCCGTCCTGGGACTGGCACAAGGCGGGCGTCGACGCCAAGCGCTCCGCGACCATCGTCCGCGCCGTCCGGGTCGCGCGCCGGCTCGAGGAGGCCGCGGCCATGGACCTCACCGCGGCGGCGCAACGGCTGGAGGCCGTACCCGGCATCGGCCCCTGGACCTCCGCCGAGACCCTCCAGCGCAGCAACGGCGCCCCCGACGCGGTCACCACCGGCGACCTGCACCTGCCCGGCATCATCGGCTACGCCCTCGCCGGGAACCGGGACGCCGACGACGAGGCCATGCTGGAGCTGCTCGCCCCGTACGCCGGCCAGCGCCACCGCGCGGCCCGCCTCATCCTCCTCGCCGGCCACACCCCGCCCCGCCGCGCACCCCGCATGTACCGCAACGACATCGGCAAGATCTAG
- a CDS encoding coenzyme F420-0:L-glutamate ligase, with translation MSVPSAASVPSAPAVPSYEVRAVAGIPEVRPGDDLARLIAAAGAGLRDGDVLLVTSKIVSKAEGRIVRADSREEAIDAETVRVVARRGPLRIVENRQGLVMAAAGVDASNTEPGTVLLLPEDPDASAAAIRAGLRELLSVDVGVIVTDTFGRPWRTGLTDVAIGSAGVRVLDDLRGGTDAHGNPLSATIVATADELAAAGDLVKGKAAGLPVAVVRGLGHLLGGGSTAADLVRSPADDMFRLGTSEAVREAVTQRRTVRAFTADPVDPDAVRRAVAAAVTAPAPHHTTPWRFVLLESAAARLELLDAMRDAWIEDLRRDGKSEESIAKRVRRGDVLRNAPYLVVPCMVTDGAHDYGHARRDAAEREMFVVAMGAGVQNFLVALAGERLGSAWVSSTMFCRDVVRKVLGLPQDWDPMGAVAVGHAAEAPRERPARSAEAFVEVR, from the coding sequence GTGAGCGTTCCCTCCGCCGCCTCCGTCCCCTCCGCTCCCGCCGTTCCCTCGTACGAGGTGCGCGCCGTCGCCGGGATCCCGGAGGTCCGCCCCGGCGACGACCTCGCGCGGCTCATCGCGGCGGCCGGGGCGGGGCTGCGGGACGGGGACGTCCTGCTGGTCACCTCGAAGATCGTCTCCAAGGCGGAGGGCCGGATCGTCCGCGCCGACTCCCGCGAGGAGGCCATAGACGCCGAGACCGTACGGGTCGTCGCGCGCCGGGGCCCGCTGCGGATCGTGGAGAACCGGCAGGGGCTGGTCATGGCCGCGGCCGGCGTCGACGCCTCGAACACCGAGCCCGGCACGGTGCTGCTGCTGCCCGAGGACCCCGACGCCTCGGCCGCAGCGATCCGCGCCGGCCTGCGCGAGCTGCTCTCCGTCGACGTCGGCGTCATCGTGACGGACACCTTCGGGCGGCCGTGGCGCACCGGGCTGACGGACGTGGCGATCGGCTCGGCCGGGGTGCGGGTCCTGGACGACCTGCGCGGCGGTACGGACGCCCACGGCAATCCGCTCAGCGCGACGATAGTGGCCACGGCGGACGAGCTGGCCGCGGCCGGGGACCTGGTCAAGGGCAAGGCGGCCGGGCTGCCGGTGGCGGTCGTACGCGGGCTGGGGCACCTACTCGGCGGAGGTTCGACGGCGGCCGATCTGGTGCGCTCGCCGGCCGACGACATGTTCCGGCTGGGCACCTCGGAGGCGGTACGGGAAGCCGTGACGCAGCGCCGTACGGTACGGGCCTTCACGGCGGACCCGGTGGACCCGGACGCGGTCCGCCGGGCGGTGGCGGCGGCCGTGACGGCCCCGGCGCCGCACCACACGACGCCGTGGCGGTTCGTCCTGCTGGAGTCGGCGGCGGCGCGGCTGGAGCTGCTGGACGCGATGCGGGACGCCTGGATCGAGGACCTGCGGCGGGACGGCAAGTCCGAGGAGTCCATCGCGAAGCGGGTGCGGCGGGGCGATGTGCTGCGCAATGCCCCGTACCTGGTGGTGCCGTGCATGGTGACGGACGGCGCGCACGACTACGGGCACGCCCGGCGCGATGCGGCGGAGCGGGAGATGTTCGTGGTCGCGATGGGCGCGGGCGTGCAGAACTTCCTGGTCGCGCTGGCCGGGGAGCGGCTGGGCTCGGCGTGGGTGTCCTCGACGATGTTCTGCCGGGACGTGGTGCGCAAGGTGCTCGGGCTGCCGCAGGACTGGGACCCGATGGGAGCGGTGGCCGTGGGCCACGCGGCCGAGGCCCCCCGGGAGCGGCCGGCACGGTCGGCGGAGGCGTTCGTCGAGGTGCGGTGA
- the cofD gene encoding 2-phospho-L-lactate transferase: protein MRIVVLAGGIGGARFLRGLKSAVPDADITVIGNTGDDIHLFGLKVCPDLDTVMYTLGGGINEDQGWGRTDESFTVKEELAAYGVGPTWFGLGDRDFATHIVRTQMLGAGYPLSAVTEALCDRWQPGVRLLPMSDDRVETHVAVNDPESGERRVIHFQEYWVRLRASLDAEAVVPVGAEQAKPAPGVLEAVAAADLIVLPPSNPVVSVGTILAVPGIREAVAAATAPVVGLSPIVGGAPVRGMADKVLAAVGVESTAAAVALHYGSDLLDGWLVDTADAAAVAEVEAAGIACRAVPLMMTDLAATAAMARAALELAEASR, encoded by the coding sequence ATGCGCATTGTTGTTCTGGCCGGCGGCATCGGCGGCGCCCGTTTCCTCCGCGGACTCAAGTCGGCGGTTCCCGACGCGGACATCACGGTCATCGGCAACACCGGTGACGACATTCACCTGTTCGGGCTGAAGGTGTGCCCCGATCTGGACACGGTGATGTACACCCTCGGCGGTGGCATCAACGAGGACCAGGGCTGGGGCCGCACCGACGAGTCCTTCACCGTCAAGGAGGAGCTCGCCGCGTACGGGGTCGGACCCACCTGGTTCGGCCTCGGCGACCGCGACTTCGCCACCCACATCGTCCGTACGCAGATGCTCGGCGCGGGCTACCCGCTGAGCGCCGTCACCGAGGCCCTCTGCGACCGCTGGCAGCCCGGGGTCCGGCTGCTGCCCATGTCCGACGACCGCGTCGAGACCCACGTCGCCGTCAACGACCCCGAGAGCGGCGAGCGCCGCGTCATCCACTTCCAGGAGTACTGGGTCCGGCTGCGCGCCTCGCTCGACGCCGAGGCCGTCGTACCCGTCGGCGCCGAGCAGGCCAAACCCGCTCCCGGCGTGCTCGAGGCCGTCGCGGCCGCCGACCTGATCGTCCTGCCGCCGTCCAACCCGGTCGTCTCGGTCGGCACCATCCTCGCCGTGCCCGGCATCCGCGAGGCCGTGGCAGCCGCAACGGCGCCCGTCGTCGGCCTCTCCCCCATCGTCGGGGGCGCTCCCGTGCGCGGGATGGCCGACAAGGTGCTCGCCGCCGTGGGCGTCGAGTCCACCGCCGCGGCCGTCGCCCTGCACTACGGCAGCGACCTGCTCGACGGCTGGCTCGTGGACACCGCCGACGCGGCTGCGGTCGCCGAGGTGGAGGCCGCCGGGATCGCCTGCCGTGCGGTACCGCTGATGATGACCGACCTGGCCGCCACCGCCGCGATGGCCCGCGCCGCGCTGGAGCTCGCGGAGGCCTCCCGGTGA
- a CDS encoding cysteine dioxygenase family protein yields MNTTPVTVESDLQIAGDILSVQHLLQPAREHPATVAEFVGLARTIAANRAEWEHLVEYDATTRWYNRLRTGPGYEVWLLSWVPGQGSGLHGHGPSSGVLTVLEGELTEHGPRGPLALGAGSQRVFAPGYAHEVVNDGLDGAVSLHVYFPGLTEMPMHHCSPARPETLSV; encoded by the coding sequence ATGAACACCACTCCCGTAACCGTCGAGAGCGACCTCCAGATCGCCGGCGACATCCTCTCCGTCCAGCACCTCCTGCAGCCCGCCCGCGAGCACCCGGCCACCGTCGCCGAGTTCGTCGGCCTCGCGCGCACCATCGCCGCGAACCGCGCCGAGTGGGAGCACCTGGTCGAGTACGACGCCACCACCCGCTGGTACAACCGGCTGCGCACCGGCCCCGGCTACGAGGTCTGGCTGCTCAGCTGGGTCCCCGGCCAGGGCAGCGGCCTGCACGGCCACGGCCCCTCCTCCGGCGTCCTGACCGTCCTCGAAGGCGAGCTCACCGAGCACGGCCCGCGCGGACCGCTCGCCCTCGGCGCCGGCTCCCAGCGCGTCTTCGCCCCCGGGTACGCCCACGAGGTCGTCAACGACGGCCTCGACGGAGCGGTCAGCCTGCACGTCTACTTCCCGGGCCTGACCGAGATGCCGATGCACCACTGCTCCCCGGCCCGGCCGGAGACCCTTTCGGTCTGA
- a CDS encoding WhiB family transcriptional regulator — MTELFQELLVEEADEELGWQERALCAQTDPESFFPEKGGSTREAKKVCLACEVRSECLEYALANDERFGIWGGLSERERRRLKKAAV; from the coding sequence ATGACCGAGCTGTTTCAGGAACTGCTGGTCGAGGAGGCGGACGAAGAGCTCGGATGGCAGGAGCGTGCTCTTTGCGCCCAGACCGACCCCGAGTCCTTCTTTCCCGAGAAGGGCGGCTCCACCCGCGAGGCCAAGAAGGTCTGCCTCGCCTGTGAGGTCCGCTCCGAATGCCTCGAGTACGCACTCGCCAACGACGAGCGATTCGGCATCTGGGGCGGTCTGTCCGAGCGTGAACGCCGACGGCTGAAAAAAGCCGCGGTCTGA